Proteins from a single region of Arctopsyche grandis isolate Sample6627 chromosome 1, ASM5162203v2, whole genome shotgun sequence:
- the LOC143913013 gene encoding mucin-6-like: MFSVRQKLYFHVTPICSGKNEIFSYCGNDGCQPSCTRVNVTGCNPICSIPACICKPSFVRDHEEKCVSPTMCHCSGQNEIFSICGNDGCQPTCRVRDVTGCVPNCKSRACICAPGHVRNDAGICVKPNSCPCRKSNEIYSACGDNGCQPTCSRIDVSSCVPICSTPKCICQPGYVRDALGKCIEPSLCRK, translated from the exons ATGTTTTCAGTGAGACAAAAGTTATACTTCC ATGTAACTCCAATATGTTccggtaaaaatgaaatattttcatattgcgGAAATGATGGATGTCAACCATCATGTACAAGAGTGAATGTCACGGGATGTAATCCGATCTGTAGTATTCCAGCTTGTATCTGCAAGCCCAGCTTTGTGAGAGACCATGAGGAAAAATGCGTATCTCCAACTATGTGCC ATTGTTCCGGACAAAATGAAATATTCTCCATATGCGGAAATGATGGATGTCAACCTACTTGTCGAGTAAGGGATGTCACAGGATGCGTTCCAAATTGTAAATCTCGAGCTTGCATTTGCGCCCCAGGACACGTAAGAAACGATGCTGGAATATGTGTTAAGCCTAATTCGTGTC CCTGTCGTAAATCCAATGAAATATATTCCGCCTGTGGCGACAATGGCTGCCAACCAACTTGCAGTAGGATTGATGTTTCTTCATGCGTTCCAATTTGTAGTACTCCAAAATGCATCTGTCAGCCAGGATATGTGAGAGATGCATTAGGAAAATGCATAGAACCATCATTGTGtcgtaaataa